ATCCATGGACTAAATGATCTTtgtataattctttttacttCAGATTGTCATGTCAGGAGAGGTCATTTATCATTGAAAAGGTTATTGGTGacaagtaaaaaagaaaataaaataaattatctagTGGCATTCAATACTTATAAAGCAGCTGATGTACCTTGCATCACTGCTATTGCATTAGGCACTTGGAGAGTTGGAGGTGTCTTGGCCATGTCTCGTGCTTTTGGCAATCGCATGCTGAAGCAATTTGTTGTGGCTGAACCTGAGATTCAGGTACTCTTCAGAATTTTAATCATCGTTGATTACTTCATATTAATAACTCTGTTGGTTCATAATGATGAACCACAACCAGCCTCCCGAGTGTTGTGTTATCACAAATTTGAGTTTTGCCAATCATAGAAACGAATCAATAAGTCATTAATCAGCCAGAGCCAGATACAATATAAACTGATAGAGCATAGGAGAGTAGGTAGATGTACTCAGTTGGTGTTTGCCACGAAGCGCAGATATTGGTTACTATTGTTACTTTATTTGTGCATAGATGATCATGGAGTCATGTCATCTAGTCGGagttttttcaacttttcttgTCACTTTGTAGGAGCAAGAGGTTGACCAAGATCTTGAAATGCTTGTGCTTGCCAGTGATGGACTTTGGGATGTTGTACCTAATGAGGTAATCTTTCTGATAGACAAAGATCCTCATTTATCATCTATTCTGAATCTTTATCTTCTTTTGGGCCCTTTTATGTATTAATCCAGTTTTGCCTGTTACAAACTGGTGTTTTAGATACTATTAATGGAATTCAGGCCTATCtttatataactaaataattatacaagaTATTATGCAGAAAACTGCAGGAATCCCCTGATGGATCATCATCactatatttaatgataactAAGTTATGGATGCAAGTGAATACATAAAAGAGACAAGATATTACTAATGCCTCTTGACAAACCATCCAGGACTCTTACTTgtaaaaatgtgattttgacTCCAcagtaaatattttgatatatgttTTAGAATTATGTGCCTTCCAcaaaaatatagtataaaatGAACACCAAATGAATATCTCAAAACTATGTTTAGCATTAGTATCATCAGTAGTTATCCCCCTTCGCATTACTTTCAGGATGCTGTCTTGATAGCGCAAACAGAAGAAGAGCCCGAAGCGGCTGCTCGGAAGTTGACAGAAACAGCATTTAGTCGTGGTAGTGCTGACAATATCACCTGCATTGTCGTAAAGTTTAACCACCAGAGAGGGGTACCTGAGCAAACCCAGCAGCATCTCAGACTCAGTGCTGAACCCTCGGAAACTCAGCAAAGTAGCAAACCAGATGCTGAGGAATCCCAGCAGAAACCCGTAGCAGATCCACAGGAGACCTAACACAGTTGATGATTTTATGGACACTTAATTTGCACGACTTCCACATGCAACCTGAGTAATAACATTTCATGAGCTGAGGGGGGTTGTGATTTATTCATTCATTGGTTCGTTTCTTAAAgttgtcttgtaatttatatcGCCAGTGTGGTTGTAAGTCGATGCTCATGAAGGTGTTTTTCTGGGTCAATTAAATGAAGACTGGTATAGTTGTTCGTTCATCATCTCTTAAAAGTTAGTAATTTCCCACACTTCAAATGATAgtattttgtaattcttttcttatacGAAAATTGGTGGTCTCTAGGTTTCCAGTTCATGTCCTCCACTTTCCTGTTTTGTCTCTGGAAAGCCTACAATACCATTGATTGGTTTATTCTGCTTAGTTGCATTAAACTCTTTGCATTCTTTATGAAGAAGATTGGATCAATCATCGGGGAAGtcaatatatattgtgaataCTGTAGGATTATTGCATCTTCACCCATGTCAACACCCTTCGAATTTCATTTACACTTCAAAACTATCTTACAAGTTTTTACCTCCATCAATATTCACTCAATAAATCAAACCATGTGCCATTTGAAATTGACTGCTGAAGAGCAACAATCCATTTATAGAAAAGTTGATTAAAAATTGGACCAATGTCCAGAACATGACTTGCAAATGCTATTATACATGTGGTGTGTATATATTGAatagattgaaaaaaaatgaggtTTTGCAATAGAAAAACTAATCCCAAATAACTTAGCTTTTATGCTATGTCCCTTAATGCCTATGCCATACTAAGTTTggagaaataatatttgttagcAAATAAAGTATCGTTTTTTTGAAGAATAACTCCtcaatttactaaaattaccTCTAAAGACCTAAAacaatttaagtttatttattttttttaagatggACCAactgaaattttaaatgaacaaaaatcattgtttaaattgtaaagaatattaaattatgagttAAATTATATGCAAAGATGAACTGAATCACGTATCTGTTGCGAGTTtacaatgaaaaataataatgtatgaaaaagaagattttatttaattggatacGGTGCGGATAATCGGGTAGATGTTGATATACGAATAAGAGATGAGGTAATTCAGTTGGAGATAGAACGAGTAAATGCAGAAAACGTTATAAGAGTAGAATCgaataaattaaagtttttgaatttttaaaattacaaaaagggGCAAAAAAGGTACTCTAGTTAAAAAAGTAACTCTAGTTAAGCTCAAATGTACTGGTTAACCCTAGTTAATTTTAGGTCTAGTTAGTGTTAACCAAAGGTTggtttaaaacataaaaatgaaacccTACACCACActacattttcaatttcagattTTTTAGGGCCTTTCagatttcttctttctcttggGGGGGTTTGACTAAAAAACTTTTGCAGTCCCCCAATTCAATTTGGTGggaaaaactaaattaaaaaaaaaaaggaaaaaatccCGACAAATTTCGCATCCTGCTCGTTCGAGTTCCGAAATTAAAGGGTAATTTCTCcttctctcttttattttatataatgaatTCTATTTGaggattgaaaattttggttctGAATCTAGGGTTTCTGAACAGTGCATGAATCTGAATTTTGGTGTGGAATTTGGGTTTTGTGTTTGTCCAATCATTTCAGATCCATTCTACTGgtctatttttgttgaattttgttttatttgtgaTTCGTGAGTTTTAGCCATTTTTTTGGCATATTTCTGTGGTAGTGttgaattgttatttttaaatcaatgcTGTTAGAACTTGGAATTAAGATTTGATGTAGTAGGCTTTGTTGCCTTACAACTGACAGATTTGATTTAATGTCATTCTTCACGGACTCTGGCGCTTAGGTGTcttgtgtttttgtttctcttttcctgTAACTTTCACTGGATTCTAAAGGAATTTGCGAATTTGCATTTGAgtgtttaaagaaaaataagctaCGGATAGTGGTTCATACTTGTTTACACTGTTTTAAAGCTCAGATTGTTCGCCGACTCATAAAACTGATCGGGTCTAGATCACTAAACCGTTTTGAACCCATGAtcgaaatataatattatatgagcaacttcaattttcttttatagtttttcttttggttcttTGTTGATAAGCTTGGTTCTGATCTCTAAGACTTAAATTTGTCATTTAATGaacctttttccttcttccttcTTCCTTCTTTGTTGTCCCAATATTGGAGACTGGAACTCATGATCCACCGATTTGATGCTTTTCGGTGTTGTAACTTAGGAGGCCAgtatatttgaaattgaggTTATCGATCAAAAAACTGACTTACGGGAATACAACTGAGATAAGCCTGCTCTATGAATATCACTTGGTTCTCAACGTTTTTCTGTTGCatgatctttaattttttataatcactTCTACTTTAACGCTTGAAATGAATCAGGTACTTGAGAGTTAAGATTTAAGAGGATCTCTGTTATGCAGAGATTTTTAGTACCCAGCActttatattttggttgtGTTCAGCTGGTCTTTGGATGTTAACAGGGTTTGTCATGCTGTACTGAGACCGCTGTCAATAGTCAGGCAAACATTTGAGAGGCAAACCAGTTGCAAAGTATGGAGTGCAATAAAGATGAAGCCCTCAGGTCAAAATCAATTGCTGAGAGCAAGTTAGAAAAAAAGGATTTTGCTGGTGCAAAAAAATTTGCTTTGAAGGCACAAGCTCTATATCCAGGTTTGGATGGTATTTCTCAAATGTTGACTACAGTTGATGTGTATGTTTCTGCAGAGAATAAGATAAGTGGAGAAATTGATTGGTATGGGGTGCTTGGTGTGAGCCCGTCAGCTGATGATGaaacaataagaaaacaaTACCGAAAATTGGCGCTCATGCTGCATCCTGATAAGAATAAATCAGTTGGTTCTGATGGTGCATTTAAGCTTATTTCAGAGGCCTGGAGTTTGTTATCAGATAAGGCGAAGAGGTTGGCGTATAATCAACGGAGGGGCTCTAAAGGATTTCAACAGAAAGTTCAGGTGCAAACTGGTGGTCCATCAGTACCATCCAGGCCAAATGGTGTATTCAACTTTGCGAGCAGGACGACATCAGCTCCAAAAACCCAAAACACTAGTGGGAAGGCACCGCCTACACCAACTCCTACTCCATCTCATCAAAGAACTGATACTTTTTGGACCATCTGTCATCGATGCAAGATGCATTATGAGTATCTTAAGATGTATCTCAACCATACTCTGCTTTGCCCCAATTGTCACGAAGCCTTTATGGCTTCTGAGACAGCTCCACCTTTCAATTATTCTAAAGCATCGCATCCAGTTCCTCGGCAGCGACAGCATACTTCAAGTGATCAAGTCCCTAGTCGAAATGCTCCAGTTGCTCAAAAAGCAGGACCAGGTCAAGCAGGTTCAAGTTCATCTAGATATCCGCAGTACCAACAGGATTTACTTTCTCGAACAGCTAGTGCTGGTGGCAGAGATCCTTCTATAGCTGCAAAAGCANNNNNNNNNNAGGATAAACTGAAGAGAGCATCTACTGAATCACATGCCCCTTCAGGGTGGGAGGGATAtgttaaaaagagaaaattagatGAGGAGAGTAGTCAACATGGAATGAACTATAATATGGGCCAGGGAAGTTATGGTTTTGGTACTGCACCAGGATCAAGGATTTATGGTTTTTCTAGCCCATACCGTCAGCCAAACAGTACTAGGGATTTGACACCCATTGAAACCCGCAACATGCTGATTGTAAATGCTCGAAAGGAGATACTAAATAAGATAAACAAGTGGAAGTCAGAGCCAACAGTGAAGGCtgcagaaaaagagaaagacaTGACAAGAGAGAGCAAGAAAGAGAGACGTAGAACCACTGCAAATATTGAAGGACATGATCAAAATGGGAACAGTGACTTGTCTGCTACCGAAGCAGATCAACCGGGGAAGGGTCAGGTTAGCCATTCTGCTGATAATGCAAGTGAAGGAGATGCTAAAGCTGCATCCATGACTGTCCCAGATCCTGATTTTCATGACTTTGACCAGGATAGAACAGAAAGTTCTTTTGGGGATAATGAGGTGTGGGCTgcttatgatgatgatgatggcaTGCCGCGTTTCTATGCTCTAATTAGCAAGGTGATATCTAGGAAGCCTTTTAAGTTGAGGATCAGTTGGCTTAACTCGAGAACCAACAGTGAATTCAGCACCATTGATTGGGTAGGCTCAGGTTTCTATAAAACATGTGGAGAATTTAGGGTCGGCAGATATGAGATCTGCAAATCTATTAACTCTTTCTCTCAGAAAGTTAATTGGTCAAAAGGCCCACGTGGGAGTGTCCTAATATTCCCCCAAAAGGGTGATGTTTGGGCGGTCTACAAAAATTGGTCATCTGATTGGAATGGGCAAACCCCTGAGGAAGTTATACACAAGTATGAAATGGTGACAGTGCTGGATGACTATATCGAGGAACAGGGTGTAGCTGTTGCGCCTCTTGTGAAGGTGGTTGGTTTCAAGACTGTCTTTCGTCCAAATTTAGACCCAGAAGTGATCAAGAGGATACCAAAGGAAGAGATGTTTCGATTTTCTCATCGGGTCCCAAAGTATTTGCTTACCGGTCTAGAAGCTCAAAATGCTCCAAAAGGATGTCTGGAGCTGGATCCTGCAGCTACCCCTTTGGAACTCCTTCAGGTGATAACAGAAAGTAATGAAGTTCAGACGGAGCCTAATAAAGCAAATGCTGATGAAGATGTACTGCAGAGTGTTCCTAGTAGTAGTTCAGGTGAAATTGCTCCTGGGGCTAATGCAGCTCAGGCTGTAAATATTGCAGAGAGTAAGTAGCCTTGTGGCCAACTAGGGTAAGAAAAGACTTGCCAACATAGCCAACAATTCAGTAGACCAAGAGATTGCCGAACTATTCAACTAGATGCACAAATAGCTGGAGATACacttttcttttggtttttcaGTTGCACAAAGTGACAAGCCTAACAACTATTGGGATATTGGCATTTTGATACTCCGGTTAAATTTGGcaaaatttgatgtttttggttttgttctTATGTTATTGGACTTCAAATGGTTACAGGTAATTCAGGTCTTACCTCagtttttaaatgtaaatggAGTATAGCAGAGAAGATGAGGAAAAAGTTTCATCTTTTCCACCCAGCGCGAAGGGAATGCTTCACAACCGGGGAAAATGATTAAGATAGAGAGGTCTGTACATTTTTGTTCGGTGGGTCTGATTCTGCCTTCCAAAACATTGGGAATCCCAAATTTCTTTTGATGACtcttatgatttataatttggaaGTGATGCCCATACTTTGTTGCTAGCTGCCTTACATATCTTTGTGCAGAAATGATTTGGCTGTactattgaaatttatgttgTGGAATTGcatctctttctctctaaTCTTTGGGAGGTAATTTCATCAATACACTCGTGCAATTTCACTATTCTTGTTATTTGTTGGTTTGCTTCTTACCTAAAAACTAGCCTAATATTTCTCACCAGGGCCTTACACTGACTATATTGGCCTTTTCTCACAGTTTCCGTGATTGTCTTTAACTTCATCCTGTCTAGATTCTTTCTGCTATTGATAAAACCATGAAGTTGCAAAAACTCATATTCCAGAAACATCAATCAACTATTTTTACACATCTATTTGTACCAACCCATACGGTCTGGACGAGATCACAGTAGAAGTGGTAATTACTGACCTCTACTGTCAgcggattgaattttctacttcaaattttatcgCACACGCCACATATATAGTTACACAAAGTAAAGATATCGAGAATcatttaattgcaatttatcccaCACGCCACATATATagttacacaaaaataaagatatcGAGAATCATTTAATTGCATAAGGGGTGgggaaaattaagaaaacccTCCTCCACACCATCATAAACGGCAACTCTTACGGAAAAATCATCCATACATTTCACTGAGATTTTCCGCAGGGATTCGCgataaattcttgaaatcttGGTACGTTTTATTTAGGAGCTTTTGTAGCCAAATCCCACCATATCATATGACCTAAAACTAACCTATTTCTTGAATGATGTCGCCGACCCACCACCCTCAAGCAACCTTGTAATAATTTCACGAAACCATCAAATCATTCAATGAAAACATGAAATACTACTTTATTCTAcgtatcattataatttatgtttcaACCAATACCTAACGcgtcttaatttattaacacaCAACAATAATTCGTggacacaaatattttttatattcattttattaatttataccatatttatttatgacaGAAAGCATGGATTAGGtggtaaaatttataatggtTCTTGATCAAATAAAGAAGGACGTGACCTAAATTTATGTCCTCTTGCATGTGCTTTCATGTGTAATCCCCAACCCCAAATTATTAGCTATTCATGCACGTGTAGGCTGTCAGTACCAAGCCCACAAATATGCTATATGATATGTATTGTCTCTTTGTGTTCTTGTGCTCAAACTAATTTAGTTTTCAATCTAAGTAGTGGTCATGAGTACAACACTTTTGAAATcattaattaacattaattttagggataattacattgccATCTCATaatgtttgatgtaattatacgtaaattttatgtagtttgagaaattacatctattaCTTCATGgtgtttattttcatctaattaacaaataaattcccccgttagttaaaatttactgaattttctaatattagcaaaagtatataaagaaaatttatttttgcttatgATTGACTTAATTATCGcagtttaaatattttttttttatgaccaaactaCCTTACAAGGGCGATAATATACCTTCACATATGCATTAATATGTAAAGatgtataaaaatagtatgataaaaaagatttgtttgacctgcaataaatcagtaataagtcactTGAAAGTAATTATAGgtttacattcaatttttccactaatatcagcaaattcggtgaataaacattaaaaatactaaacttaatttttaaaatcatagaaagtgtatgtataattacactaaaagGGTGGTGTTATTATCCCTTGATTTTGATTATCTTCTACTTATTGTGTTATCAATATTGTGGAAATCTCaaaggatatatatatgattcgataattaatcatatttattcatcCTAAAAACTGCATTAATTATCATATGCAATATTTGGATCATATCATCTACATTCAAGATATATTTCCCTAGCTATacatgtgcatatatatatatatatatattctcaatgaaagaatatgaaaagatataaaaatttatattagtttCGCATACGCAAGATGAAGTAAAACAATTTGCtcacaaatttcaaaatacaattaattttttttctaaaaatatgacCACGTTATGCTATTGTGATGTGTTGggacaaaatataaatgtgaAATGCAcgtatcattttttataatttattgtcgATATATAATATGCGTGGATCGAAAGAGAACTATAATACACGTGTCATTTAGTAACGTATGAATATTAAAAGCATATGTTATTTGGGGTAGATTAAGGTAAAAAActttgaattatgaaaatatatatgttgttgtAAAGTggtttaattagtaattatttgGAGAGAGTAAATTGTGGAAgagagtttataagatgtgAAAATAGATGGAAGAGGGGGTGGGGGCATTATGGTAATTAGGGGGATAGTGATGGTTGACAAAAAGGttcattaaatacaaaaatcttGACCCTGATTTTGACAATCTCCCAACCCCTAAAGGCCTAAACctctttcctttccttttctttctttgatttcttttgctccatacttttattattataaatacccctcatATCTTATTCTTCTACTCTCCTTCCCTTCCCTTcccattctctctctctcccctcattctctctctctctcttcattcCATTGTATGTATGTCTCCTTCATCACCTCTCCATTGAGCTCTGTTTGGCCGATCAACAAAATCTgtaagttcattttttttctttcattctgTTATAATATTGCTGCAtgatatttcttgattaatttcACATGCAAACAC
This region of Sesamum indicum cultivar Zhongzhi No. 13 linkage group LG4, S_indicum_v1.0, whole genome shotgun sequence genomic DNA includes:
- the LOC105160378 gene encoding meiotically up-regulated gene 184 protein, which codes for MECNKDEALRSKSIAESKLEKKDFAGAKKFALKAQALYPGLDGISQMLTTVDVYVSAENKISGEIDWYGVLGVSPSADDETIRKQYRKLALMLHPDKNKSVGSDGAFKLISEAWSLLSDKAKRLAYNQRRGSKGFQQKVQVQTGGPSVPSRPNGVFNFASRTTSAPKTQNTSGKAPPTPTPTPSHQRTDTFWTICHRCKMHYEYLKMYLNHTLLCPNCHEAFMASETAPPFNYSKASHPVPRQRQHTSSDQVPSRNAPVAQKAGPGQAGSSSSRYPQYQQDLLSRTASAGGRDPSIAAKAXXXXDKLKRASTESHAPSGWEGYVKKRKLDEESSQHGMNYNMGQGSYGFGTAPGSRIYGFSSPYRQPNSTRDLTPIETRNMLIVNARKEILNKINKWKSEPTVKAAEKEKDMTRESKKERRRTTANIEGHDQNGNSDLSATEADQPGKGQVSHSADNASEGDAKAASMTVPDPDFHDFDQDRTESSFGDNEVWAAYDDDDGMPRFYALISKVISRKPFKLRISWLNSRTNSEFSTIDWVGSGFYKTCGEFRVGRYEICKSINSFSQKVNWSKGPRGSVLIFPQKGDVWAVYKNWSSDWNGQTPEEVIHKYEMVTVLDDYIEEQGVAVAPLVKVVGFKTVFRPNLDPEVIKRIPKEEMFRFSHRVPKYLLTGLEAQNAPKGCLELDPAATPLELLQVITESNEVQTEPNKANADEDVLQSVPSSSSGEIAPGANAAQAVNIAESK